Genomic segment of Salvelinus sp. IW2-2015 linkage group LG17, ASM291031v2, whole genome shotgun sequence:
TTTTTCTCTTGGACTCCGTCCACCTGGCAACCCCTCTATCTTCTGTTCATTATTCACAGTGGGTCAGCAACACAAAGCACCATACCCATCCTTGATCCTTCTATTGCTTCCTCATTGCTCAAATCAAGCCGCCTCTTTTGCTTCTCTTTATTATAACGTTAAACACTTTGTCTACTGCATGTGACTAGTGCCACAGGCTGTCTACTGGGAAACACAGTGGATGGCCTTGATGTTACAATGCCAATTCCAGTTAATTTTACTAATCCGACAAGATAGATTAAAACACTGACAGATGGCACAATTGTTTTAGTCAGAGAATGTGGCTACATGAAGATGTTATCACTTGGAgagatgtaatatttcatcactTATAAGTGTTTAATTCTAAATGTGAGTGTTGACCTTGTATGTCCCGTCCTCTCTCTGTGACCGTAGTTGGATTTGTCTGCAGTGCAGACGTCTCTGCGTGGTCGGCGGGAGCTGCTGGAGGAGGCGTGTCTCACCCACACCAAGAAGCGACGGGTGTTGACCCCCGACGACCTCCGCCACCTCATCGTGGACGATAAGCATGGCCTGCTGTACTGCTACGTCCCCAAGGTGGCCTGCACCAACTGGAAACGCGTCTTCATGGTCCTGACGGGGGACGGACGCTACCACGAGCCCCTAGCCATCCCTGCCAACGAGGCCCACGTGGCTGGCAACCTGCGCACACTGTCAGAGTACTCCACCTCTGAGATCAACCGCCGTCTGCGCAGCTACCTGAAGTTCATCTTTGTGCGGGAGCCCTTCGAGAGGCTGGTGTCGGCCTACCGCAACAAGTTCACCCGCAGCTACAACACGGCCTTCCACAAGCGCTACGGCACCAAGATCATCCGCCGGCACCGGCCCCAKCCRSAGCCGGAMGCGRTGGAGCYGGGKAACGACGTCTCCTTCCAGGAGTTTGTGTACTACCTGGTGGATCCccgcacacagagagaggagcccTTCAACGAGCACTGGGAGCGGATCCACTCACTGTGCCACCCCTGTCTCGTCCACTACGACGTGGTCGGGAAGTATGAGACTCTGGAGCAGGACTCCCGCTCTGTGCTGCGG
This window contains:
- the LOC111976278 gene encoding carbohydrate sulfotransferase 11-like isoform X2, producing the protein MRKPKVGRMFLATCVGSLFMVILYFQNITRPAAEQSGGKGIAPGKTRRSPLQTLYNGDQLDLSAVQTSLRGRRELLEEACLTHTKKRRVLTPDDLRHLIVDDKHGLLYCYVPKVACTNWKRVFMVLTGDGRYHEPLAIPANEAHVAGNLRTLSEYSTSEINRRLRSYLKFIFVREPFERLVSAYRNKFTRSYNTAFHKRYGTKIIRRHRPXPZPXAXEXGNDVSFQEFVYYLVDPRTQREEPFNEHWERIHSLCHPCLVHYDVVGKYETLEQDSRSVLRLAGADGEVRFPTSGKSTRTNGDMAAQFFQNISPFYQKKLYNLYRMDFLLFNYSNPEYLKTR
- the LOC111976278 gene encoding carbohydrate sulfotransferase 11-like isoform X3, with product MAPFYHALNLDLSAVQTSLRGRRELLEEACLTHTKKRRVLTPDDLRHLIVDDKHGLLYCYVPKVACTNWKRVFMVLTGDGRYHEPLAIPANEAHVAGNLRTLSEYSTSEINRRLRSYLKFIFVREPFERLVSAYRNKFTRSYNTAFHKRYGTKIIRRHRPXPZPXAXEXGNDVSFQEFVYYLVDPRTQREEPFNEHWERIHSLCHPCLVHYDVVGKYETLEQDSRSVLRLAGADGEVRFPTSGKSTRTNGDMAAQFFQNISPFYQKKLYNLYRMDFLLFNYSNPEYLKTR
- the LOC111976278 gene encoding carbohydrate sulfotransferase 11-like isoform X1, which gives rise to MRKPKVGRMFLATCVGSLFMVILYFQNITRPAAEQSGGKGIAPGKTRRSPLQTLYNGDQVTSFRMAPFYHALNLDLSAVQTSLRGRRELLEEACLTHTKKRRVLTPDDLRHLIVDDKHGLLYCYVPKVACTNWKRVFMVLTGDGRYHEPLAIPANEAHVAGNLRTLSEYSTSEINRRLRSYLKFIFVREPFERLVSAYRNKFTRSYNTAFHKRYGTKIIRRHRPXPZPXAXEXGNDVSFQEFVYYLVDPRTQREEPFNEHWERIHSLCHPCLVHYDVVGKYETLEQDSRSVLRLAGADGEVRFPTSGKSTRTNGDMAAQFFQNISPFYQKKLYNLYRMDFLLFNYSNPEYLKTR